The Frondihabitans australicus genome includes a region encoding these proteins:
- a CDS encoding acyl-CoA dehydrogenase produces MTRLDDAPAPVNNQGAGAPHSPADPTPEGARPSAPAPTAGTVARIDTAWLGEYLLGRWADARKHSRELLRDSAFHQDPELSLAEMRQRCLDQMHELLRRNAVLRAFPKHLGGGDDHGGNVAAFEEFVSADPSLQIKAGVQWGLFGSAVLHLGTEEHHERLLPGIMNLDVPGAFAMTETGHGSDVASIGTTATYDDEAEEWVIHTPFRAAWKDYLGNAAIHGIAAVVFAQLITGGVNHGVHAFYVPIRDENGFLPGVGGEDDGRKGGLNGIDNGRLHFDHVRVPRTNLLDRYGHVEPDGSYSSPIASPGRRFFTMIGTLVQGRVSLDGSAVVASKLGLAIAIRYGSERRQFTAADPTREEVILDYQRHQRRLLPRLATTYAMSFAHERLLETFDGVFSGEHATDDDRQDLETLAAALKPLSTWAALDILQECREACGGSGFLAENRFTQLRADLDVYATFEGDNTVLLQLVAKRLLTDYGKRFAGADARQQAALVATQVGQTSVDRSGLRRIVQSVSDLGQTARAVGHVRDEDTQRQLLAGRVETMVAELAARLRPSSKLTPLEAAKLFDRNQSELIDAARAHAELLQWEAFTDALAGVADESTRRVLTWLRDLFGLTLIEKNLAWYLIHGRLSAQRATAITDYIDDRLLPRLRPHAVDLVDAFGFAPEHLRAPIATGAEAGRQAEAAEYYRALRASGAAPAPEKKPAR; encoded by the coding sequence ATGACCCGCCTCGACGACGCTCCCGCTCCAGTGAACAACCAGGGCGCAGGAGCCCCGCACTCCCCCGCCGACCCCACGCCCGAGGGCGCGCGACCGTCCGCCCCCGCACCCACCGCGGGCACCGTCGCCCGCATCGACACGGCCTGGCTCGGCGAGTACCTGCTGGGGCGGTGGGCCGACGCCCGGAAGCACTCCCGCGAGCTCCTGCGGGACAGCGCGTTCCACCAGGACCCCGAGCTCAGCCTCGCCGAGATGCGCCAGCGCTGCCTCGACCAGATGCACGAGCTGCTGCGCAGGAACGCCGTGCTCCGGGCGTTCCCGAAGCACCTCGGCGGCGGCGACGACCACGGCGGCAACGTGGCCGCGTTCGAGGAGTTCGTGAGCGCCGACCCGTCGCTGCAGATCAAGGCCGGTGTGCAGTGGGGCCTCTTCGGCTCGGCGGTGCTCCACCTCGGCACCGAGGAGCACCACGAGCGGCTCCTGCCCGGCATCATGAACCTCGACGTGCCCGGCGCCTTCGCCATGACCGAGACGGGTCACGGGTCGGACGTTGCGTCGATCGGCACGACGGCCACTTACGACGACGAGGCCGAGGAGTGGGTGATCCACACGCCGTTCCGCGCGGCCTGGAAGGACTACCTGGGCAACGCCGCGATCCACGGTATCGCCGCCGTCGTCTTCGCCCAGCTCATCACGGGCGGGGTCAACCACGGCGTCCACGCCTTCTACGTGCCGATCCGCGACGAGAACGGCTTCCTCCCCGGCGTCGGCGGCGAGGACGACGGCCGCAAGGGCGGCCTCAACGGCATCGACAACGGCCGCCTCCACTTCGACCACGTGCGAGTGCCGCGCACCAACCTCCTCGACCGCTATGGCCACGTCGAGCCCGACGGGTCGTACTCGTCGCCGATCGCCAGCCCCGGCCGCCGCTTCTTCACGATGATCGGCACGCTCGTGCAGGGCCGCGTCTCGCTCGACGGCTCCGCGGTCGTGGCGTCGAAGCTCGGTCTCGCCATCGCGATCCGGTACGGGTCGGAGCGGCGGCAGTTCACGGCGGCGGACCCGACGAGGGAAGAGGTGATCCTCGACTACCAGCGGCACCAGCGTCGGCTCCTGCCGCGCCTCGCCACCACGTACGCCATGTCGTTCGCGCACGAGCGCCTGCTCGAGACCTTCGACGGCGTCTTCTCGGGCGAGCACGCCACCGACGACGACCGCCAAGACCTGGAGACCCTCGCCGCCGCCCTCAAGCCGCTCAGCACCTGGGCGGCACTCGACATCCTGCAGGAATGCCGCGAGGCCTGCGGCGGCTCCGGCTTCCTCGCCGAGAACCGCTTCACGCAGCTCCGGGCCGACCTCGACGTCTACGCGACCTTCGAGGGCGACAACACCGTGCTGCTGCAGCTGGTCGCGAAGCGGCTGCTCACCGACTACGGCAAGCGGTTCGCAGGAGCAGACGCCCGCCAGCAGGCGGCCCTGGTCGCCACGCAGGTCGGGCAGACGTCGGTCGACCGGTCTGGCCTGCGCCGCATCGTGCAGTCGGTCTCCGATCTCGGCCAGACCGCCCGCGCCGTCGGGCACGTCCGCGACGAGGACACCCAGCGGCAGCTGCTCGCCGGCCGCGTCGAGACGATGGTGGCGGAGCTCGCCGCGCGCCTGCGCCCGTCGTCGAAGCTGACGCCCCTCGAGGCCGCCAAGCTCTTCGACCGCAACCAGTCCGAGCTCATCGACGCGGCCCGCGCGCACGCCGAGCTGCTGCAGTGGGAGGCGTTCACCGACGCTCTCGCCGGCGTTGCCGATGAGTCCACGCGGCGCGTGCTCACCTGGCTGCGCGACCTCTTCGGCCTCACGCTGATCGAGAAGAACCTGGCCTGGTACCTGATCCACGGGCGCCTGTCGGCGCAGCGCGCGACGGCGATCACCGACTACATCGACGACCGCCTGCTCCCCCGCCTCCGGCCGCACGCCGTCGACCTCGTCGACGCGTTCGGGTTCGCTCCCGAGCACCTGCGCGCGCCCATCGCGACGGGTGCGGAGGCCGGCCGGCAGGCGGAGGCGGCGGAGTACTACCGTGCGCTGCGGGCGAGTGGCGCTGCTCCTGCGCCCGAGAAGAAGCCCGCCCGCTGA
- a CDS encoding S53 family peptidase — protein sequence MLAALAAAATAIALSSVVASPASAVATRHAIPDSSPHWLSHAKAVSTPSSASKVTFGILLNMRNTAQANAQVAAVSNPSSASYGKYLTNAQFKATYAPTAASVKSVQSWLTSQGFSLGTTLSSGMYVTATGTTAQVEKTFGTSLKNYSYQGKTVQTNTTTLSLPDGTPATVVSSVNGVIGLDQAVTYKKPAETLPGPPAGARYGVQPCSAYYGQQVASNKPDAYGKKAPYAVCGYGSAQLQGAYGESSLIKAGYTGKGVTVAITDAYAAPTIAQDAALYAKRQGQPGYSKGQFTQITPGPDQYDLTADSECGASGWYGEETLDVEAVHAMAPGAKIVYVGAQDCSTGLDEAWAASIDNHVADIITNSWSEGIDDIADLGQSYVDFYEQYSTEAALTGISVTFSSGDDGDGTAGGTNLSAKTVGFPSDLPYVTGVGGTSVLINSKSQWQGEYGWQSSYSAPLSSSGWGTLPGTYSSGGGGGTSTLFTQPFYQKGVVPTSVSEAFGTTPMRAVPDISMVGDPNTGMLVGETQAFADGTYYDEYRIGGTSLSSPLLAGVLAVASQYSHRTLGFVNPLYYKMLGTSAIHDIVAPKSPIAQVRTDFVNGVDNSAGKTYKVQTIDVQSTTLHDTKGYDDETGVGTPNGPNFFAAVKSLTKKR from the coding sequence GTGCTCGCAGCGCTCGCCGCTGCCGCGACCGCGATCGCTCTCTCGAGCGTCGTCGCGTCTCCGGCCAGCGCCGTTGCGACCAGGCACGCCATCCCTGACTCCTCGCCTCACTGGCTGAGTCACGCGAAAGCCGTCTCGACGCCCTCGTCGGCGTCGAAGGTGACCTTCGGCATCCTGCTCAACATGCGCAACACGGCGCAGGCGAACGCGCAGGTCGCGGCCGTCTCGAACCCGTCGAGCGCCAGCTACGGCAAGTACCTCACCAACGCGCAGTTCAAGGCGACGTACGCCCCCACCGCGGCCAGCGTGAAGTCGGTGCAGTCGTGGCTCACGTCGCAGGGCTTCTCGCTCGGCACGACGCTCTCGAGCGGCATGTACGTGACCGCGACCGGCACCACGGCGCAGGTCGAGAAGACCTTCGGCACGTCGCTGAAGAACTACTCGTACCAGGGCAAGACCGTGCAGACGAACACGACGACGCTCTCGCTCCCCGACGGCACGCCGGCCACGGTCGTCAGCAGCGTCAACGGGGTCATCGGCCTCGACCAGGCGGTCACCTACAAGAAGCCGGCCGAGACCCTCCCCGGGCCGCCCGCCGGCGCGCGCTACGGCGTTCAGCCCTGCTCTGCCTACTACGGCCAGCAGGTCGCCTCGAACAAGCCCGACGCCTACGGCAAGAAGGCCCCGTACGCGGTCTGCGGCTACGGCTCGGCTCAGCTCCAGGGCGCCTACGGCGAGTCGTCGCTCATCAAGGCGGGCTACACCGGCAAGGGCGTGACCGTGGCGATCACCGACGCGTACGCCGCGCCGACGATCGCTCAGGACGCCGCCCTCTACGCCAAGCGTCAGGGCCAGCCCGGCTACTCGAAGGGCCAGTTCACGCAGATCACGCCCGGGCCCGACCAGTACGACCTGACCGCCGACTCCGAGTGCGGTGCCAGCGGCTGGTACGGCGAGGAGACCCTCGACGTCGAGGCCGTGCACGCCATGGCTCCCGGCGCGAAGATCGTCTACGTCGGTGCGCAGGACTGCTCGACCGGTCTCGACGAGGCCTGGGCCGCGTCGATCGACAACCACGTCGCCGACATCATCACGAACTCCTGGAGTGAGGGCATCGACGACATCGCCGACCTCGGCCAGTCGTACGTCGACTTCTACGAGCAGTACTCGACCGAGGCGGCCCTCACCGGCATCTCCGTCACCTTCTCGTCGGGCGACGACGGCGACGGCACGGCCGGTGGCACGAACCTCTCGGCCAAGACCGTCGGGTTCCCGAGCGACCTGCCCTACGTCACCGGTGTCGGCGGCACGAGCGTGCTGATCAACTCGAAGAGCCAGTGGCAGGGCGAGTACGGCTGGCAGTCGTCGTACTCCGCACCTCTCTCGTCGTCCGGCTGGGGCACCCTGCCCGGCACGTACTCGTCGGGTGGCGGCGGCGGAACGTCGACGCTGTTCACGCAGCCCTTCTACCAGAAGGGGGTCGTGCCCACGTCGGTCTCGGAGGCCTTCGGAACGACGCCGATGCGCGCCGTGCCGGACATCTCGATGGTCGGCGACCCGAACACGGGCATGCTGGTCGGCGAGACCCAGGCGTTCGCGGACGGCACGTACTACGACGAGTACCGGATCGGCGGCACCAGCCTCTCGTCCCCGCTCCTCGCCGGTGTGCTGGCGGTCGCGTCGCAGTACTCGCACCGCACGCTCGGATTCGTGAACCCGCTGTACTACAAGATGCTCGGTACCAGCGCGATCCACGACATCGTCGCCCCGAAGTCGCCGATCGCCCAGGTGCGCACCGACTTCGTCAACGGAGTCGACAACTCGGCGGGCAAGACGTACAAGGTGCAGACGATCGACGTCCAGTCGACCACCCTTCACGACACGAAGGGCTACGACGACGAGACCGGCGTCGGCACCCCCAACGGTCCGAACTTCTTCGCGGCGGTCAAGTCGCTGACCAAGAAGCGGTAA
- a CDS encoding response regulator, whose protein sequence is MTAIRIGLADDQPLFRAGIRMIIESQDDFEVVWEASDGAEAIQRQTDEPVDLILMDLEMPRVSGVEATSRILTSAPSPALDEAPSPGTPAAASPPARIVVLTTFELNDKAFQAIQAGASGFLLKNADPEFLLAAIRTVHAGSAVVAPSMMNGLVERFARRTPRIDTDALGELTVRERDIFALLASGLSNNEIAAQRQLSDATVKSHVSRILQKLHLRDRVQLVIFAYENGLVSQE, encoded by the coding sequence GTGACCGCCATCCGGATCGGCCTCGCCGACGACCAGCCGCTCTTCCGCGCCGGCATCCGCATGATCATCGAGTCGCAGGACGACTTCGAGGTCGTCTGGGAGGCCTCCGACGGCGCCGAGGCCATCCAGCGGCAGACCGACGAGCCCGTCGACCTCATCCTGATGGACCTCGAGATGCCCCGCGTGTCGGGTGTCGAGGCGACGAGCAGGATCCTGACGTCCGCCCCCTCCCCCGCCCTCGACGAGGCCCCGTCGCCCGGCACCCCGGCTGCCGCGAGCCCCCCGGCCCGCATCGTCGTCCTCACCACCTTCGAGCTCAACGACAAGGCGTTCCAGGCGATCCAGGCCGGCGCCTCCGGATTCCTGCTCAAGAACGCCGACCCGGAGTTCCTCCTCGCCGCGATCCGCACCGTCCACGCGGGGTCGGCCGTCGTCGCGCCGTCGATGATGAACGGCCTCGTCGAGCGCTTCGCCCGCCGCACCCCGCGGATCGACACCGATGCCCTCGGAGAGCTCACCGTGCGCGAACGGGACATCTTCGCCCTCCTCGCCTCCGGTCTCAGCAACAACGAGATCGCCGCCCAGCGGCAGCTGAGCGACGCCACCGTGAAGAGCCACGTCTCTCGAATCCTGCAGAAACTGCACCTTCGCGACCGCGTGCAACTCGTGATCTTCGCCTACGAGAACGGGCTCGTCAGCCAGGAATGA
- a CDS encoding sensor histidine kinase: MWNSLERRPMVVDVLVGVVALLFFAALDVTRTGWETLPVDALFAFALVFRRRSPGLALAVAWVGAITQLVILPSFINGNVMVAAVIFATSLADEPAVRRLGLASSILGGVVGSAKLVLITGLFLPPEASHGQEAVSRVLYFTGVAGVIAASLALFWLLGAVTRVRRAFIDERLERSEREQELLRAELRVAQETERTRITREMHDAIGHSLAVIIAQSDGARYAVAKNPAAATEALGVINRSARDALDDVSELLSVLKGTGEHHGTLGVADLDRMLDSMRSSGLELRFSETGTRFALSTAEDLALYRVVQEALTNALKHGGPGTVVDLRLDWGAAEVVVDSRTTESEGAGLVDDSPAHHGHGVAGMNERVRLVGGRVTAGPRTDGERGYVVNARIPRAPGGHE, from the coding sequence GTGTGGAACTCGCTCGAACGCAGGCCGATGGTGGTCGACGTGCTCGTCGGCGTCGTCGCCCTGCTGTTCTTCGCGGCGCTCGACGTCACGCGCACCGGCTGGGAGACCCTCCCGGTCGACGCCCTGTTCGCGTTCGCCCTCGTGTTCCGCCGCCGCTCCCCCGGGCTCGCGCTCGCCGTCGCCTGGGTCGGAGCGATCACGCAGCTGGTGATCCTGCCGTCGTTCATCAACGGCAACGTCATGGTCGCCGCGGTCATCTTCGCCACCAGCCTCGCCGACGAGCCCGCCGTCCGTCGGCTCGGCCTGGCCTCGAGCATCCTCGGCGGCGTCGTCGGCAGCGCGAAGCTCGTCCTGATCACCGGGCTCTTCCTGCCACCCGAGGCCAGCCACGGGCAGGAGGCCGTCTCGCGCGTCCTCTACTTCACCGGCGTCGCCGGCGTGATCGCGGCCTCGCTCGCGCTGTTCTGGCTGCTCGGCGCGGTCACCAGGGTGCGGCGCGCGTTCATCGACGAACGCCTCGAGCGGTCCGAGCGCGAGCAGGAGCTCCTGCGCGCCGAGCTCCGCGTCGCCCAGGAGACCGAGCGCACCCGCATCACCCGCGAGATGCACGACGCCATCGGGCACTCCCTCGCCGTGATCATCGCGCAGTCCGACGGAGCGCGCTATGCCGTCGCCAAGAACCCGGCGGCCGCCACCGAGGCGCTCGGCGTCATCAACCGCTCCGCTCGCGATGCCCTCGACGACGTGAGCGAGCTGCTGAGTGTGCTCAAGGGCACCGGCGAGCACCACGGCACCCTCGGCGTCGCCGACCTCGACCGGATGCTCGACTCCATGCGCTCCTCCGGCCTCGAGCTGCGGTTCAGCGAGACCGGCACCCGTTTCGCCCTCTCGACCGCGGAAGACCTGGCGCTCTACCGGGTGGTGCAGGAGGCGCTCACCAACGCCCTCAAGCACGGCGGCCCGGGCACCGTGGTCGACCTGCGGCTCGACTGGGGCGCCGCCGAGGTCGTCGTCGACTCCCGCACCACCGAGAGCGAGGGCGCCGGGCTGGTCGACGACTCCCCCGCCCACCACGGCCACGGCGTCGCCGGCATGAACGAGCGCGTCCGGCTCGTCGGCGGCCGTGTCACCGCCGGGCCACGCACCGACGGCGAACGCGGCTACGTCGTGAACGCCCGCATCCCCCGAGCCCCAGGAGGCCACGAGTGA
- a CDS encoding TIGR03943 family putative permease subunit — protein sequence MADTRPTPGLSLRALADRWQGVALTLAIGTATLWLAGTGRLILYIHPRYVVFTVALVVLGMILALGALAVGDRDAGHEHGPDDGEHDDSGADLGGGGDRTASGRGVRGGRRLLGLIGAVVTVGVAVALVVLPPATLSSVTAGTRDVGASTLSLGASGGSAATASGGATAKYTVLDWATRLRQSTSLGDYAGKAVDVTGFIAASTTDPRDTFVVTRFVITCCAVDAQPVGLTVYDPNWQQSLKKDEWVTVKGGFGANPAVGQSPIAVVPTAVTKVAQPHDPYLY from the coding sequence TTGGCTGACACGCGGCCCACGCCCGGGCTCTCGCTCCGAGCCCTCGCCGACCGCTGGCAGGGGGTGGCGCTCACCCTCGCCATCGGCACGGCGACGCTCTGGCTCGCGGGCACCGGCCGCCTCATCCTCTACATCCACCCGCGCTACGTCGTGTTCACGGTGGCGCTCGTGGTGCTGGGGATGATCCTGGCGCTCGGAGCCCTCGCGGTCGGCGATCGCGACGCGGGGCACGAGCACGGGCCCGACGACGGCGAGCACGACGATTCGGGGGCGGACCTCGGGGGCGGCGGCGACCGCACGGCGAGTGGGCGCGGGGTGCGCGGCGGGCGCCGGCTCCTGGGCCTGATCGGGGCGGTGGTGACGGTCGGCGTGGCGGTCGCCCTGGTCGTGCTGCCGCCGGCCACCCTCTCGAGCGTGACAGCGGGCACGCGCGACGTCGGCGCCTCGACCCTCTCGCTCGGCGCCTCGGGCGGCTCGGCCGCGACCGCGTCGGGCGGGGCCACCGCGAAGTACACCGTGCTCGACTGGGCGACGCGCCTGCGGCAGTCGACGAGCCTCGGCGACTACGCCGGAAAGGCCGTCGACGTCACCGGGTTCATCGCCGCGTCGACCACCGATCCGAGGGACACCTTCGTCGTCACGAGGTTCGTCATCACCTGCTGCGCCGTCGACGCGCAGCCTGTCGGGCTGACCGTCTACGACCCGAACTGGCAGCAGTCGCTGAAGAAGGACGAGTGGGTCACGGTAAAGGGCGGCTTCGGCGCCAACCCTGCGGTCGGGCAGTCGCCGATCGCCGTCGTCCCCACCGCCGTCACGAAGGTCGCGCAGCCGCATGACCCCTACCTCTACTGA
- a CDS encoding permease, whose protein sequence is MTTLRAAAPPREGLRSRTLVAGVVVVAALAAARVATSALPAGILPDRLQDFVTLTLSVVIESLPFVLLGIVLSIAVQVWLPDGVFTRILPTTPLLRRAVVSLIGVFLPVCECGNVPLARGLVVKGLSVSESMTFLIAAPIVNPITIVTTYQAFGFSHGILVARIAGGFLVANLLGWLYSRHPDQQSLLTASFARECRVEASHVHEGAGSRIASSAQVFRREMSALLPALIVGAAIAGGVQTVVPRSILIALGANPVWSVLAMMALAFVISICSNVDAFFVLPFASTFLPGGLVAFLVFGPIVDIKMLTLLRTTYRPAVLVQIAVVVGLLAATIGLAVNVLG, encoded by the coding sequence GTGACGACCCTCCGAGCAGCCGCGCCGCCCCGCGAAGGGCTGCGCTCGCGCACGCTGGTGGCCGGAGTCGTCGTCGTCGCCGCCCTCGCGGCCGCCCGAGTCGCCACGTCGGCTCTGCCGGCGGGGATCCTGCCGGACCGCCTCCAGGACTTCGTCACGCTGACCCTCAGCGTCGTCATCGAGTCGCTGCCGTTCGTGCTGCTCGGGATCGTGCTGTCGATCGCGGTGCAGGTCTGGCTGCCCGACGGAGTCTTCACGCGGATCCTGCCGACCACTCCCCTGCTCCGCCGCGCCGTCGTCTCGCTCATCGGCGTGTTCCTGCCGGTGTGCGAGTGCGGCAACGTGCCCCTGGCGCGCGGCCTCGTCGTGAAGGGCCTCTCGGTCTCCGAGTCGATGACCTTCCTCATCGCCGCCCCCATCGTCAACCCGATCACGATCGTGACGACCTATCAGGCCTTCGGCTTCTCGCACGGCATCCTCGTCGCCCGCATCGCCGGAGGCTTCCTCGTCGCGAACCTCCTCGGCTGGCTCTACTCGCGGCACCCCGACCAGCAGAGCCTCCTCACCGCCTCGTTCGCGCGCGAGTGCCGCGTCGAGGCGTCACACGTTCATGAGGGCGCAGGATCGCGGATCGCCTCCTCCGCCCAGGTCTTCCGCCGCGAGATGTCCGCCCTCCTCCCCGCGCTCATCGTCGGCGCGGCGATCGCCGGGGGCGTGCAGACGGTGGTCCCCCGCAGCATCCTCATCGCCCTCGGAGCGAACCCGGTGTGGTCGGTGCTCGCGATGATGGCGCTCGCGTTCGTCATCTCGATCTGCTCGAACGTCGACGCGTTCTTCGTGCTGCCGTTCGCGTCGACCTTCCTGCCCGGCGGCCTCGTCGCCTTCCTCGTCTTCGGGCCCATCGTCGACATCAAGATGCTGACCCTCCTGCGGACGACCTATCGGCCTGCCGTGCTCGTGCAGATCGCCGTCGTGGTCGGGCTGCTCGCCGCCACGATCGGGCTGGCGGTGAACGTCCTTGGCTGA
- a CDS encoding TetR/AcrR family transcriptional regulator, with protein MAGDTRHSMVVGAARLLAEKGLQETSFSEVLKLTGAPRGSIYHHFPDGKDQLVAEAVDLAGAHAVSLLDRAIGRSPGGIAEDFLAMWRLILSASDFGAGCSVVAVTVATDSPSLRDRAAEVFRTWRGRLAELLVDAGVEPAAAAGFAALLIAASEGAVVVCRADRTLEPFDSVAAQLIAQAEALPTGR; from the coding sequence ATGGCAGGCGACACGAGGCACAGCATGGTCGTGGGCGCAGCGCGCCTCCTGGCCGAGAAGGGGCTGCAGGAGACGTCGTTCTCCGAGGTCCTGAAGCTCACCGGAGCACCGCGCGGGTCGATCTACCACCACTTCCCCGACGGCAAAGACCAGCTCGTGGCCGAGGCGGTCGACCTCGCCGGGGCGCACGCCGTCAGCCTCCTCGACCGCGCGATCGGGCGCTCCCCCGGCGGCATCGCCGAGGACTTCCTCGCCATGTGGCGGCTGATCCTCAGCGCGAGCGACTTCGGCGCAGGATGCAGCGTGGTCGCCGTGACCGTCGCGACCGACTCCCCGTCGCTGCGAGATCGCGCAGCCGAGGTCTTCCGAACCTGGCGCGGGCGCCTCGCCGAGCTGCTCGTCGACGCCGGCGTCGAACCCGCCGCGGCCGCCGGCTTCGCCGCTCTCCTCATCGCCGCGTCCGAAGGCGCCGTCGTCGTGTGCCGTGCCGACCGGACGCTCGAGCCGTTCGACTCGGTCGCGGCGCAGCTCATCGCCCAGGCCGAGGCGCTGCCCACGGGCCGGTGA
- a CDS encoding tautomerase family protein: protein MTTDIIVDRFQTRATRHVRTRFHPEEPAMPMIDVYAQTGTFADTRRLAIDLATAVMTIEQVPDISLFRKNTAAFIHELPSAALANVDGDSTYVRVQVLTNAGALDRDKQLAVVARLTEIVAAAAGDDTFASRTWVLLTEAPEGGWGLAGHANTNAELVGLARAEIAALGAGQQGQTPGE from the coding sequence ATGACGACCGACATAATCGTCGATCGCTTCCAGACACGCGCCACGCGTCACGTCCGCACCCGTTTCCACCCCGAGGAGCCCGCCATGCCCATGATCGACGTCTACGCCCAGACTGGTACCTTCGCCGACACCCGCCGGCTGGCGATCGACCTCGCCACCGCGGTGATGACCATCGAGCAGGTGCCGGACATCTCGCTGTTCCGGAAGAACACCGCCGCGTTCATCCACGAGCTGCCCTCTGCCGCACTCGCGAACGTCGACGGCGACTCGACGTACGTGCGGGTCCAGGTGCTGACCAACGCCGGTGCGCTCGACCGTGACAAGCAGCTCGCCGTCGTCGCCCGCCTGACCGAGATCGTCGCCGCGGCAGCGGGCGACGATACATTTGCCTCGCGCACCTGGGTGCTGCTCACAGAGGCGCCCGAAGGCGGTTGGGGCCTGGCCGGGCACGCGAACACGAACGCCGAGCTCGTCGGCCTCGCGCGCGCCGAGATCGCCGCGCTCGGCGCCGGTCAGCAGGGGCAAACACCAGGGGAGTAG
- a CDS encoding CBU_0592 family membrane protein codes for MSLVIQIAGSLLVLAGFALAQFRVVDVTSRLYLVVNVVGSGALAVDAVVEAEWGFLLLEGVWSIVSAISLVRVLTGKTVTSTGH; via the coding sequence ATGTCGCTCGTCATCCAGATCGCAGGATCGCTCCTCGTCCTCGCCGGATTCGCCCTCGCACAGTTCCGCGTCGTCGACGTGACGTCGCGACTGTATCTCGTGGTCAACGTCGTCGGCTCAGGCGCCCTCGCCGTCGACGCCGTCGTCGAGGCCGAGTGGGGGTTCCTGCTGCTCGAGGGCGTGTGGTCGATCGTCTCGGCGATCAGCCTGGTCCGCGTCCTGACCGGCAAGACCGTCACGTCGACCGGCCACTGA
- a CDS encoding dihydrofolate reductase family protein, giving the protein MGEIVVQEFMTLDGVVQGGGGEDEDREGGFDLGGWQMRFDDGDDDTLIPDWESRVAALLFGRKTYDIWAPFWGTADQSDQGPFGDMIRTYNRVPKFVVSRTQTEGTWAGTEFINDDLGAHVERIKADIDGEIRIWGSTELIESLARLDLVDEYRLMIHPIVLGRGKKLFRDGFPTLTLSLAETWTLPSGMIIAIYRRGHAGA; this is encoded by the coding sequence GTGGGCGAGATCGTGGTGCAGGAGTTCATGACACTGGACGGCGTCGTCCAGGGCGGCGGGGGAGAGGACGAGGACCGCGAGGGCGGCTTCGACCTCGGAGGCTGGCAGATGCGGTTCGACGACGGCGACGACGACACGCTCATCCCCGACTGGGAGAGCCGTGTCGCCGCGCTGCTCTTCGGGCGGAAGACCTACGACATCTGGGCGCCGTTCTGGGGCACCGCCGACCAGAGCGACCAGGGGCCGTTCGGCGACATGATCCGCACCTACAACCGGGTGCCGAAGTTCGTCGTGTCGCGCACGCAGACCGAGGGCACCTGGGCCGGCACCGAGTTCATCAACGATGACCTCGGCGCGCACGTCGAACGCATCAAGGCCGACATCGACGGCGAGATCAGGATCTGGGGGAGCACCGAGCTGATCGAGTCGCTCGCCCGGCTCGACCTCGTCGACGAGTACAGGCTGATGATCCATCCCATCGTGCTGGGTCGCGGCAAGAAGCTGTTCCGCGACGGATTCCCGACGCTCACGCTGTCGCTCGCCGAGACCTGGACTCTGCCGTCGGGCATGATCATCGCGATCTATCGTCGAGGTCACGCCGGCGCCTGA